The genomic region GTGTGCTTAGTTGGGTAGAAAAGTGAATGGATGAGAGAAGGGAATGAAAAagtggaaataaaataaaatttgagtgtGCTTGGCTGTGGAGAAAAGTGATAGAAAATAAAATGGGATAAATGAGCATTTTTCATCTTAATGCATAAAAATCAATCATTCCAAATTGAAGCGAAGAGAGGAgagaaaatgagaaaaagatgtatgttaattcaaaatataaattttcaaatGTTTTTTTTCAATTCTATCAAGCAATGaacattttcttttcatctttccaTCCTTCCATCCTTCCTACTAAGCACAcatgtgaaaagaaaatttatatttttcatatttttaatattctACCCTCAAATTTCTATCATTCCAATTTTCTTTCAACTCTAGCTATTAAACCCATGGATACTTAGTTGATACATCTAACCTAATCTAATGATTGTGAATTGTATGGTATGGATGGTGTATGTTGTGAGAGGTGTTTATTATTGAAGAACCTTCACATGGATTCGCTTCATTACAATTTTCagcataaatatcaaatttaaggCATTCAAACAATTCCAGAACATAAAATCATTATGTAATAATAAGCCACCCAAGTTAAACATGGATGTAACATCAAATAACATCATGATTAATAAGATATCTGGAAAATGAAGAAAGAAAAGTATTTCTCAAGAATAAAAAATGATGTAATAATAAGCAATCTATTATTGtggtcaactttttttttttttaaattttgtttctgAAGGACCAATTCAAGCTTTTGTTTCAAATGCTTAATGAGTCAACCACCACTGCCTACAACCTTAATCATTCTACAGTTtcattaattattaataatactaGAAAATGCCCCACTtcattcatttaaaaaaaaataatgaaaaaaattgGGTTAATGATATAAATGACTCCTATACTTTGTTAATTTGTAGGTGATACCTACACTTTTAAAATGTTCAATTAAGTACTTgtagtttaattttatttatcattTCGTACTACATTAGAACAAACCCTAAAGTATACGAGTCATTTATGTCATTAACCCCAAAAAATATATCTACGGTTAAAATTGTCAATATCACGGATGATTATATATttacaaaaatatatttaaaattttgatatcgATATTTATGGTATGGGTTAGTTATGATGTTTCGTTTCAAGTTTATCGATGTTTCTTaagaatattttaatataataattgatTTCTAGCTTCTTGTTAAAGGGAGTTGAGTCTCAGACCCTCAACGAAAGGTATTGTCCCACTCGGGGAGTTTTGTCTCTCGCATTCTAAGGAGAGATCAACCAAGTCATGAAATTTAGGGAGCACATCGATTGATGTAGGTACGATCTACAAGCTCACAAGAGAGGTGTCAATATTATTAGAAATTAATAATGGAACCAGGTAAGGCATATATGGCCTTGGTTGATGATTCGATCCCCCACATGCGcactttatataattaatttctaACAATTTGCTCATTTTATGTTAAGGGGAGTTAAGTCTTGGAACCTCAACGAAAAGTATTGTCCCACTTGGAGGGTATCCCCTGCAAGTACACTCATATGCCTTATCTTAGCATTCCTAGTCAGGTATATTAATTTCTAACAAAGCTGACACCTCTCCCGTGAGCTTGCAAGTCATATCAACATTAACCGAGGCACCCTTAAACTCCGTGAACCTGATTGGGCTCCCTCCCTCGAGTGGGGCAATACCTTCCATTGAGTATTTAAGAACTAGCTCCCCTCAACACttcttaataaaatatattttatatatacatacaaacgaTAGCTCCTTTTATTTTCAATCTAGtgaaacttttaattaattatcaaaataaatatttttaaaatttatttatcaaaatacATTTTTTAGAAGAACATCTCAATACCATAGATGGCTTGAGTTCTATTATTAGTAATATAATTGTCATTTTTTTCTAAGCCTAAGATTCTTGATAAGTACAAAAAGTGCATCTTGTGCAAATTCAAAGATTTCAACACTCACATGTGTCAAGCTTACTGCTcggttttttaaaataattaatggtGTAAATTGTAACTAATATAAGAGGACATTGATACTAGACATGATCATGGGTCGGGTCATTTGTCCAAGCCCAAAGGCCCGTTCAAaaagtgggagggtttgggcaaaaatataagtTCAAAAAATGGGTTTTGACAAAAATAAGGTCCGCTTTATAAACTGGCTGAGCCTCGAGTAAGATTTTCTTGGCACAGGCCTACCCGAATCAACCTAAAAAAATTTTTTGTTGTAGTTTTGCTATTagattgctactattttgttgttattgtttggatattgtataactcttgttttattattaattttgctactattttagaggcatttattTGCTAAGTTACgactattttaatgttatttaagtataatttttttttaatgtattttcaatttgttgaggaacatttattttaatatttttagtgtatttgatatattatattttttaaatttgttttatataaaaaataatataaagaatTAATACCGTGTGGGTTGGGCTCAAGTTTAGCATTCGTAATTTGGGTCGagcttgaacaaaattttaagcccattttttgggtCACTGAAGCCCATGTTGAGAAAACAGACCTAAAATTTTGCATCAACTCGACCCAAACCCGGCTCGACTCATACTCAAATCTACTTGATACTCATATATAATATGATTATttgcatttaattttaattgttgaGGATTTTAACCCTACTAAATACAAAAAGACCATGCAccaaaaataaatacaaaaagacCTTCACACCCGTATAAATCgagttatttaattaaaattttaatcatttaaaaaatcTAAATCTAATAAATGCATTAAATGAACTTGATACCCATTTGAGGTAAATCCAATGTTTTGGGATAGAATTGATGGTCAAATTGATTACCattgatttttaattcaattgaTTTGACTTATcatttattcaaaataaataaattattaaaaattataaaaattgatttaagcaatttcttaatccaattcaatcatatatcaatttaaaattaatggaTTTTTTTACCTTTGTTTAGACTACGGTTATTGATccaatcctttttaattaattaagcctTAGGTTAAGATTCTTCTTACCTTTTCAATAAATTACAAGTTTTGTGGAGAAAAAAGAACTTGGatttaaattttcttatcaaactTCTCAAGGTGTCAACAATTTACACGCAGAATATAATCATCAAATATCAACCATTTCATTTTGGTTTTTCGTAACATCTAAATAACTTTAGGtaaatgccaacaaacatttgaATTAATTAGTCAAAAAGCTGGGTTTTGAATATCATAATCCTTTTGATGAATCCAAAAAGAGAGATCTTGTACAACGTAAGGTTCTTGAATTCTATCTGCTTAATTTGGGTAGAATGGTTCATGAATTTAGTGTAATAGGCAGACAGCAGCCGTTATTATTGGCCAAGACCTGTTCCACTTGAGACCTGACCTTATTGGGTTTGCATTAATGTTATCATCAATGACTTCAACTTGTCAATCAAACCATGCACATTTAATGCATTTAGCTTGGCCCATCCTCATCTCCACTCTAATTCTATTTAAACCCCGTTACTTGCACCCATTGAATATCATTCTTACAGGGTTAAAACTTATTAACCCAAGGTTCGAAAGGCAAGCCAAAGTCCATATATAAAAAGTACACACAGATTTGCAGAAATGTTGAAGCAAGTTTCTTTGATTTGCTTTCTTATTTTCTCTTGTTATATGGGAGTTGAGTCCAAAGATTTGAAGCATCTTACCAATGAACTTGAAGTAAATGTGGCAGCAAGTAGGGTTTGGGTGCTTTATAGGCACCTTGGGATTTCCATGCTTACTGCTCGAGAGCTCAAAACTGTGATCCAAAGTGTTCAAGTTTTGAAAGGTGATGGTGGTGTTGGAACTATCCTCAAACTCACTTTTGTTCCAGGTACTCTATATATTCTACCAATTCCCTCCTTTTTTACCTAAGTTAGTATATGATCAAGTCTTTTTAAAACCCATTTTTTTTATCAATCTAACCAGGCAACTCAAGCTATACTGAAAGATTCATTAAGATTGATGATGAAAAGAAGGTGAAAGTAGCAAAGGGATTGGAAGGAGGGTGTCTTGCAATTGGTTGCTCGGTTCAAATTGTTCGACTTGACATCATTGAGAAAACCAGTGATTCATGCATTATCAGATCAGACATCGGTTATGCTGTGAAGGAAGAGTTTGAAGCTAATGATCCAAAGCCTAATATCCAACTCTTAGCAGCTGCTGCACAAATTGCTAAAAGATATCTAGAAAGTTCAAAAAATGATGCTTAAGATTAGAATATCAGTTTAATTTAACAGACTGATGGTGATGGAGGGTTGAATTTTCATTGTGCTAGAAAATTTTGCCCTCACTatgtataattaaaaaaatattaaaaagaattaTGAGTTTTCAACATATACATTgtgataaatttcaaaaatacatatgAACTACATTtggatatatgaattttgatttgatataatgataaacatgaaatttaattgtggttcatatatatatattgttagaattaagtgacccaaattttatttaaataaaatacgatggaaaataaaataaaagtaaaatccatatagaactaaacttcttttattttattttagaataaggttttaaaccttattaaactccatctattttatattgattaggataaggtgtttcaatcctactagaatatggctttgcaagcctataaatagacatagtctattcctcttgtatttgagtaaaaatttttcgacatagtgaattttcttctcctctgcctgtggtttttttccgaaagggtttccacgtaaaatttatgtgttctttattttatttattttattctattttatttttcacaaattggtatcgagcttccggttattcatctcgatcacggtaatggcgtctttgaagtatgaaattcattgttggatcgcaacaccgatttgcgttgtggcaaattaagatgcaagcgctcttgcacgatggatctagaggatgccccgctaggatagataagatgccttcgacattaacagatgaagagaagaagcgtaaggatcgaaggcattaacacaattacatccgcatttgtccaacgaaattttgcgaggatgtgatgaaagagaaaactgcattgcattatggaagaggctagaacaaatatgtatgtcgaaaactctaacaagcaagttgcatatgaagcggcgtctttatgctcatcgtttggaggaaggtgcgtcagacacgaacacttaatgtgtttaaagaaattctctcaaacttggaggccatggaggttcaagatgataaggaagatctagggttgattctactttgttcgttgcccgccttattcaacctttagagacacgattttatatagccatgagtctctcacagttgatgaggtttatgattctttaacctcgtatgataagatgaagcatcttgtggttaaacccaactctcgtggagagggtctcattgttcgtgggagacaagaccgaatgttgatgatgatcgtggtagaacacgagaacggaatcctcgtggtaaatctaagggtagatcgaaatcttcaaacagaggtaaaacttgcaacttcgcaagaagaaagggcacattaaactgagtgctataagctacaaaataagattaaaaggaggctgcgaatcaaaaggaaaacagccaaaaaattcggtgaaggcgatgttgtagaagactacagcgatggtgaacttctagttgcttcatcaatgattctaaagtaagcgaggagtggatacttgattcagtctgcaccttccacatgagtcccaatcgggattggtttacaacttatgaaacaaagattcaaggtgttgttttgatgggaaataatgcttcatgtaaaatcgcagtgttggaacaattaaagttaagatgtttgatggagttgtcgaacacttagtgacgtgcggcatgttccgaattgaaaagaaatttaatttcgttgagtactcttgattcaaaaggcaTGATAcatagctgaaagtggggttttaaagatttccaaagggtcccttgttgtgatgaaagggcaaagaaagattgccaagttatatgttttacaggttctactgttactggtgatgcagctgtcgcttcctcttccttgtcagatgatgatattactaaactttggcatatgcgcctagggcatatgagtgagaatggcatggcagaattaagcaaaagaggacttcttaatgggcaaggaatttgcaaaccgaatttcgtgagcaccgtgtttttgggaagcaaagagagttcgattcactagaggaatccataacacgaaggaaacgttggagtatatccattcgatctgtggggccATCTAGAgtaccttcgagaggtggagctaattatatgctaacctttattgatgattttccgaaaagtttgggcgttcttccgaagcgaaagcgatgtgttttccacatttaagtcttggaaaattatgattgaaaaacagacggaaaagcagataaaatacctccgcatgcacaatggcttagagttcgctcgatgagtttaatagattgtgcaagtcggaaggatcatgagacacttgacagttcatcatactccacaaaaaaacggcgttgcgaacgaatgaacgaacgatcatggagaaggttcgatgtatgttgtcaaatgccaacttaccgaagtcattttgggcgaagcgacctcatcgcatgtttttgatcaaccgatcgccatccgctgccattgagaaaaagactccacaagaggtatggtccgtaatcccgctaattattcgatttaaagatttttgggtgtcctgcgtatgctcatgttgataatggaaaattggaaccgagatccattaaatgcgttttcttggttataaagtcgtgtaaaaggctataagttatggtgtcctgaaaatagaaaagttgtgattagcagagatgttgtttttgatgaaacgctatgctacctaacttatctcttaaagactcttccaataaagaaaaccaaaagcggtggagcatcgattaatacgtaatcaactcatcaagccaagacaaaattgagaatagagttgcttcttcaccgcaatactctatcgccaaaaacaggacaagaagagaaattaaacctccaaagaagtatgccgaggttgatctagttgcttatgctttaaatgtggtgaagatatagatgctaatcaagagccatttaattattcgaggcgattagtgtgaagactcgtaaaagtggatgtttgctatgcaagaggagatggaatcactccacaaaaatgaacatgggatcttgtaaaacttcctaaaggtaaaaaggtcgttcgttgtaaatgggtgtttaaaagaaagaagggactcaggagttgaagaacccggatataaagcaaggcttgttgcaaagggttacatcaaattccgagtggacttcatgatgtgttctctccaggttgttaagcatagttcgattcgagctttgcttggtattgtggccatgcatgatttggagcttgagcgttagatgtaaaacgcatttttgcatggagaacttgaggaagatatttacatgcaacaaccgagagggttttatagtctcgaaaaagaggactatgtttgcttgtgaaaaagtccctttacggtttgaaacaatcaccaagacaatgggtacaagaggtttgattcctttatgacttctcatgatttcaaaagaagtagttttgacagttgtgtctactttaagaaaaagtgatggttcttttgtgtatctactttttatgttgatgacatgttgatagcaacaaaagataaaagagagataagaaaggttaaagcccaactaagtgaagaatttgagatgaaagatttaggaccagcaaagaagatacttggtatggagattctcgagatagaaaagcaagtaaattgtacctaagtcggaagggtacattgagaaagttctttgcgtgttcaatatgcagagtgctaagctcattagtactcctttagcgacccatttcggactttcatcggccttatctcctcaatcgataatgagattgagtacatgtcacatgttccatactctagtgcagaggatctctcatgtatgctatggtttgttcacgtccgatttatcatatgcgatcggtcgagttagcgatacatggcgaatctcggtaaagaacaccgaaagcgattcgatggattttaagatacttacgaggcactactaatgtttgcttacagtttggaagaactaaagatggagttatagggtatgttgatgctgattttgctggagaccttgatagaagaagatctctcacagttacgtctttacaatcggaggttgtgcaattagttggaaagtcactttgcaaactacgatcgctttgtctaccaatcgaagttgagtacatggcgattatcgaggcttgtaaagaagctatttggttgaagggactatttagtgaactcaatgaagaccttcaaatcaagacgatattttgtgacaatcagtgccatctttcttacaaaagatcaaatgtttcatgagagaacaaaacaaattgatattcggtatcattttgttcgtgatattattgctcgtggtgatattgttgtgagcaaaattagcactcatgaaaatcctgcagatatgatgactaagtcacttcctataaccaagtttgagcattgcttagacttggttggtgttcattgttgaagttaaacccttaagggtttttggaagaggtgaagaacttgtttattgaaagttcgcgatgaagaacttgttcattgagaatttgtgtcaaggtggagattgttagaattaagtgacccaaattcttatttaaataaaatacgatggaaaataaaataaaagtaaaatccatatagaactaaacttcttttattttattttagaataaggttttaaaccttattaaactccatctattttatattgattaggataaggtgtttcaatcctactagaatatggctttgcaagcctataaatagacatagtctattcctcttgtatttgagtaaaaatttttcgacatagtgaattttcttctcctctgcctgtggtttttttccgaaagggtttcacgtaaaatttatgtgttctttatttttatttattttattctattttatttttcacatatatatatatataataactttaattttgatttaatctagcatattttaaaaaatatatacttcATTATATTGGGTAAATATAAGTATttgtttatataatatataaacttaaaatgatgttatattaataattatgtgagtgaattgtgaaaattgaattaaaccaaaatttcatgtataaaattatgAAAACATTACACAAGAGATCAAAATTCATTCATAGTTTTGagatttttctttatatataaatgtatttatATTGTTATTTAAGCTTCTAAATTAGTTGATGCCACGAgtcaattattaaaaaaattaaaaagtttacTTAATTTGAatgtatttatattaaatattttatattttatataaattattattacaaTAGAATTTGGATATAAGGCACAATCTTAAATTTTTCtacttaatttcatttaattttatataatttttatgcatatattttCACTCAAATGCACCATCATCTAGTATGAATAAATGTAGACTATAATTTAGTATGGATAATTATTCTTTTCACCACAGTAGAACAAAAATTCCATAAATAAAACGAGAGTGGTGCtaagtatttttattattattttttattatcatattacactctaaaatatatatgatattatCCTATACCTAATTGGAGAAGGGTTTTTATTTAACTAAGGATGGATAAAATAATAATCCtttatacatttaaaataaaaaacctcTTTTTCATTACGTTTGATTTTGAGGAATTTAGGGGACACTAAAAAATTTTGGAGCCCaaaattttagtaatttcataacTAAattaatattgaattaattattgatACTAACTCAATCAGTCACTTTATATATagagtagatatatatatatataagttacatgtttttaaatttctttgaatgttacatgttttatttattttcaataactTGCATTTTTAATTATAGgtaagtattttattattttaatagttatgagtttaatttttattgtatttttatatttttcatctataatttatctaaaataatttttattttattttattttactgggtttctcattttaaatttttatcgaAATTTAATTTGACCGAGGcataataatagtatatattgAAGAATATTTATATCCATCATAAATCTTTCACGCGGTTTTCCGTTTCTTGACATGATTTAATCATGTTCTagtcatgcatatttaattataaaatataattaatgaaTTATAAGAGAaatgtttttatattaaaataataataaaaccaatAGTCGAATTCTAGTTTaattaaaaccaaaaaaaaatatatatatatatatatatatggaaaaatTTCTAGTCTAAATAATCAATTATTAACAACTTGCTACATAATCTTTTGTAAGATGGGCTTCAACTTCGATACTCAAATTCTCAATACTTTAATATCTTATGAACACTACCAATACCTTCTTGACATTGAATTCTCTCATTCGAATAACACATATATAGTTGAAGAGTTAGTTGATCCAATATGATAAGTACCACTAAGGTCGTTTAAAGTTAATCTAAATAAGGAGCAATGTGAATGTAGGTGTAATAACCAATTTTGGCTCAGGtcaataaaacaaaattaaaacccaaaccaataaataaaatgtccaaatTAAGAGTCCAATTACAACAAATAACACAGCCCAATCAAGACCAAACTACCAGCCCAAAACCTAAAAAGCTAACCCTAACCCAttacaaagaaaataaaacagtAGTAGCCCTAGCACCCAAGCATGCTGCCGCCGAATGTTTGGCCTCCCCTCGGCCACCACGCCCCTGACCAGTACCATTTCTCCAAGCACGCCACCCTTTCACGCGTCCCACGCCTCTCTGACACCTGCAACAAGAAGTAAATGTGAAACAAAGAGCAATACACAGGCAGTAGAAGAAACCAAgcaaaaaacaacaaaaatatgAAGTGAATAGTCATGTTAATCGGCTATAAGAACCCGATTCTTCCCATTTGTACTTTTTTATGCACACGagtaaatcaaaaagaaaaaacagAAGTTTAACAAGgttgattttttattttggttgttCTTTTCGTTTCctgttttccttttatttttatttattttttgaacaaaattatttctaaaaagaaaggcataaaataaataaaaggaaagagAAGAGGATCTCACCGGAATCGCCTGTGGTTACGTAGCTGGAGGTCTCTCCTCCGTCGTCGGGATCGAATCAAATAAGGAGGGAAGAGACCCTTTTCTTTCGCACTTTTTGGACTGAGAAGGCATGGCCTTCGGGGGTGTCTTAAACAAGGGCCAGAAAGCCCGTCTCGCACTGCCCCAACCACCGCCCATGGTGGCGCCGTGACGACGGCGGCGATGATgggtttcaaaaccctagccgaagaGAGAAATGGGAAAAAGAGGTGTTTGTTGTtcttttttaaagaaaaagaagcaaatgaaaaaaaaatgaaattttttaacgTAAATAATAAGGCAAAACGGTGCTGTTTTGCACCTGGGACACCAACGTTGAAACAGCGTCATTTTTGGCATACCCGCGCGCGACCCACCCTCTCCAGAGGGCATCCGCGCGTTTTGCCCTTTTGGGATATTTATCCCTTTGGTCCCTCTACCTTCACAGTACactgtaatttagtccttttacttaccttttattttcttttaaattttgccCAAATATTTCTCGCAtagttcgatttagtctcgaGTACGCCAAGCTATGGGGAAGGGACACGTGTCCTAAAATTGGACTATTTGTCCATTTAGTCCCCCACTTGTTTCGGCGCATCTCATTTTGATCctctttagttttttttatttccaATTTGTACCCTAAGTTTGAGTTTGATTTCAATCTAGTCCCTaatcttttttttcatttatttattcattctttttaataaaactgtttgtaactattatttattctaagtttttatattacttattttaaatcgttctattattatttactttaagttTTTTTGCAAATTATGTATTTTAAACCATTTCAAACTATAacccattttaaatttttatatattagttATGTTAACTATTTTaaatctattttattatttattgtaaacctctttattattatttattttaagatttcatatattacttatattaaattgttttatatatattttatatatattattttaaatttatttttcacata from Gossypium arboreum isolate Shixiya-1 chromosome 1, ASM2569848v2, whole genome shotgun sequence harbors:
- the LOC108482584 gene encoding norbelladine synthase-like, which produces MLKQVSLICFLIFSCYMGVESKDLKHLTNELEVNVAASRVWVLYRHLGISMLTARELKTVIQSVQVLKGDGGVGTILKLTFVPGNSSYTERFIKIDDEKKVKVAKGLEGGCLAIGCSVQIVRLDIIEKTSDSCIIRSDIGYAVKEEFEANDPKPNIQLLAAAAQIAKRYLESSKNDA